The Halobacterium sp. CBA1132 genome has a segment encoding these proteins:
- a CDS encoding response regulator — translation MTGEGTDDSDAGEATVLVVDDEEGLADLYAIWLRDEYDVETAYDGEAALEALSEAVDVVLLDRQMPGLSGDDILETIRERGLDCRVAMVTAVEPELDIVDLGFDDYLRKPIDRETLRETVDRLLSRSTYDETVQQYFAAARKHALLTESNDPSVTDSEEFEALEDRLGDLRSQLDAVVEDFDDDDYEVLFRRLSVDDE, via the coding sequence ATGACAGGGGAAGGCACAGACGATTCGGACGCCGGCGAGGCCACAGTGTTGGTCGTCGACGACGAAGAGGGACTCGCCGACCTCTACGCAATCTGGCTGCGCGACGAGTACGACGTCGAAACCGCCTACGACGGCGAAGCAGCGCTGGAAGCGCTCAGCGAGGCCGTCGACGTCGTCCTGTTGGACCGGCAGATGCCGGGCCTCTCCGGCGACGACATCCTCGAAACCATCCGCGAGCGCGGCCTCGACTGCCGCGTCGCGATGGTGACCGCCGTCGAACCCGAACTCGACATCGTCGACCTCGGGTTCGACGACTACCTCCGCAAACCCATCGACCGCGAGACGCTCCGCGAGACCGTCGACCGACTGCTCAGCCGCTCGACGTACGACGAGACGGTCCAGCAGTACTTCGCGGCCGCTCGCAAGCACGCGCTGCTGACCGAATCCAACGACCCGAGCGTCACCGACTCCGAGGAGTTCGAAGCGCTCGAAGACCGCCTCGGCGACCTCCGCAGCCAACTCGACGCCGTCGTCGAGGACTTCGACGACGACGACTACGAGGTCCTGTTCCGCCGGCTCTCCGTCGATGACGAGTGA
- a CDS encoding methyl-accepting chemotaxis protein, with amino-acid sequence MKIRTKLIALCLIISLIPVSVVGVAGLQNMESVGSYAQSESTAQLETQITGELNGTVQSRQSEFENVLSVRRVDARSLAASTPVQNYEASTAGEMELIREQSQRQVGHVALQMHSTVETAKQQILDQEYGGDSWSELSASEQETVKSQVEQRLFGTDGDFTEPSGTASDALQPGYIGDTGYAYVTDLDSEIVAHHNLEDGFNLREDADLTVFDGIEETVQSNDAVRSGDDWGVAEYGWEDTTQEGNPVEEKFIAYTYYEDFDWVLAPNVYYYELQTGAVENAREGIRESFRSYLETRTVSVNGEEREAYDEIVLANENGNGVVRAHRTEDGTVATETVADTSYADTDWYANTEDLANDEIHVSDVQTVDGEQVVYISTPVYYDGEFAGVVALQFDYSIVSDLVTSITVGDSGYLTIVNQDGTVLSHPNESVVQSGASVTSESFGGTLAANAGETVLSGDTGMQMFERTTADGTDSYYAAYAPLQFGDKQLALLGVVPETDVTGPTAALGNALNQRTADARNLMLGLIALAALGVVALGYYAARYFSQPIEAIRDEATALSQGRFEGETDIDAPDDEVGELVDAFDDMRSNLRRQVAQLRDVSTGLERGELDQDVDTDLPGEFGAIMTELDGGIDRLQAGFGEIRTTSRRIREGELDQDVDTDLPGEYGAVLADLDAGVVQLSESFDQLGEVSRQLRDGDLDQDIDTDLPGQYGDVMVDLEAGVEELEASLAEVRDVANKFAELSDETAASAEEIKSASQETAQAVEEIASGADQQTEQLQSVSQEMNDLSATIEEVASSSEDVVATANEAVELADRGREQAADATDEISAIESEADQAVEQVEELDDRITEINEIVGLITDIAEQTNLLALNASIEAARAGEAGEGFAVVADEIKTLAAQAGDATDEVESLIDEIQDSTDDTVEDMQSMQHRVETGAETIAGAIEMFDDIADAVTDAGRGVEEISDATEDQAVSTEEVVAMVDEVSAVSEESAAEASNVSAATEEQTAAIDEVTTSIQGVSQSAKSLQKLVGQFEVADDSGTAGRDIDAEAAAGGREQATDD; translated from the coding sequence ATGAAGATTCGAACGAAACTCATCGCGCTCTGTCTGATTATCTCGCTGATTCCGGTGTCGGTTGTCGGCGTCGCCGGCCTCCAGAACATGGAGTCCGTCGGGTCGTACGCCCAGTCAGAGAGCACCGCGCAACTCGAAACCCAGATTACCGGGGAACTGAACGGAACGGTACAGTCCCGGCAGAGCGAGTTCGAGAACGTCCTGAGCGTGCGCCGCGTCGACGCCCGGTCGCTGGCGGCGTCCACGCCAGTGCAGAACTACGAGGCGTCCACCGCGGGTGAGATGGAACTCATTCGCGAGCAGAGCCAGCGGCAGGTCGGCCACGTCGCGCTCCAGATGCACAGCACCGTCGAGACGGCGAAACAGCAGATTCTCGACCAGGAGTACGGCGGTGACAGTTGGAGCGAACTCAGCGCGTCCGAACAGGAGACCGTCAAGAGCCAAGTCGAGCAGCGACTGTTCGGCACGGACGGCGACTTCACCGAGCCCAGCGGGACCGCCAGCGACGCGCTCCAGCCGGGGTACATCGGTGACACCGGCTACGCGTACGTGACCGACCTCGACTCCGAAATCGTCGCCCACCACAATCTCGAAGACGGCTTCAACCTGCGCGAGGACGCCGACCTCACGGTCTTCGACGGCATCGAGGAGACGGTCCAGTCCAACGACGCGGTGCGCAGCGGCGATGACTGGGGCGTCGCCGAGTACGGCTGGGAGGACACCACGCAGGAGGGAAACCCCGTCGAGGAGAAGTTCATCGCGTACACGTACTACGAGGACTTCGACTGGGTGCTGGCGCCGAACGTCTACTACTACGAGCTACAGACCGGCGCCGTGGAGAACGCCCGCGAGGGCATCCGCGAGTCGTTCCGTAGCTACCTCGAAACCCGGACCGTCTCCGTGAACGGCGAGGAGCGGGAGGCGTACGACGAAATCGTGCTCGCGAACGAGAACGGGAACGGCGTCGTTCGCGCCCACCGGACCGAAGACGGCACCGTCGCCACCGAGACAGTTGCGGACACGTCGTACGCGGACACCGACTGGTACGCGAACACCGAAGACCTCGCGAACGACGAGATTCACGTCAGCGACGTGCAGACCGTCGACGGCGAGCAAGTCGTGTACATCTCGACCCCGGTCTACTACGACGGCGAGTTCGCCGGCGTGGTCGCGCTCCAGTTCGACTACAGCATCGTCTCGGACCTCGTGACCTCCATCACGGTCGGCGACTCGGGGTACCTGACCATCGTCAACCAAGACGGCACGGTCCTGAGCCACCCCAACGAGTCCGTCGTGCAGTCGGGGGCCTCGGTTACCAGCGAGTCCTTCGGCGGGACGCTCGCCGCGAACGCGGGCGAGACTGTGCTCTCGGGGGACACCGGGATGCAGATGTTCGAGCGGACGACTGCGGACGGGACCGATAGCTACTACGCCGCGTACGCGCCCCTGCAGTTCGGCGACAAGCAGTTGGCGCTGCTCGGCGTCGTCCCCGAAACTGACGTGACGGGGCCGACCGCGGCGCTCGGGAACGCGCTGAACCAGCGCACCGCCGACGCGCGGAACCTCATGCTCGGCCTCATCGCGCTCGCCGCCCTCGGCGTCGTGGCGCTGGGCTACTACGCCGCGCGGTACTTCTCGCAGCCCATCGAGGCAATCCGCGACGAAGCCACCGCGCTCTCGCAGGGCCGCTTCGAGGGCGAGACGGACATCGACGCGCCCGACGACGAGGTGGGCGAACTCGTCGACGCGTTCGACGACATGCGGTCGAACCTCCGCCGGCAGGTCGCCCAACTGCGGGACGTCAGCACGGGCCTCGAACGGGGTGAACTCGACCAAGACGTCGACACCGACCTCCCCGGCGAGTTCGGCGCCATCATGACCGAACTCGACGGCGGCATCGACCGTCTGCAGGCCGGCTTCGGCGAGATTCGCACCACCAGCCGCCGGATTCGGGAGGGCGAACTCGACCAAGACGTCGACACCGACCTCCCCGGTGAGTACGGCGCCGTGCTCGCCGACCTCGACGCGGGCGTCGTCCAGCTCTCGGAGAGCTTCGACCAACTGGGCGAGGTCAGCCGACAGCTACGGGACGGTGACCTCGACCAAGACATCGACACCGACCTGCCCGGACAGTACGGGGACGTGATGGTGGACCTCGAAGCCGGCGTCGAGGAACTCGAAGCCAGCCTCGCGGAAGTCCGTGACGTCGCTAACAAGTTCGCGGAGCTGAGCGACGAGACCGCCGCCAGCGCCGAGGAAATCAAGTCCGCGAGCCAGGAGACCGCTCAAGCGGTCGAGGAGATTGCCAGCGGCGCCGACCAGCAGACCGAGCAACTGCAGTCGGTGTCCCAGGAGATGAACGACCTCTCGGCGACCATCGAAGAAGTCGCCTCCTCCTCGGAGGACGTAGTCGCCACGGCCAACGAGGCGGTGGAACTGGCCGACCGCGGCCGCGAGCAGGCCGCGGACGCGACCGACGAGATCTCCGCCATCGAGTCCGAGGCCGACCAAGCCGTCGAGCAAGTCGAAGAACTCGACGACCGCATCACGGAAATCAACGAGATTGTCGGCCTCATCACGGACATCGCCGAGCAGACGAACCTGCTCGCGCTGAACGCGTCCATCGAGGCCGCGCGCGCCGGCGAAGCCGGCGAAGGCTTCGCGGTCGTCGCGGACGAAATCAAGACGCTGGCGGCGCAAGCCGGCGACGCCACCGATGAGGTGGAGTCGCTCATCGACGAGATTCAGGACAGCACCGACGACACCGTCGAGGACATGCAGTCGATGCAACACCGCGTCGAGACGGGCGCCGAGACCATCGCGGGCGCCATCGAGATGTTCGACGACATCGCGGACGCCGTGACGGACGCGGGCCGCGGCGTCGAGGAGATTTCCGACGCCACGGAGGACCAAGCGGTCTCCACCGAGGAGGTCGTCGCGATGGTCGACGAGGTGTCCGCGGTCAGCGAGGAGTCCGCCGCCGAGGCGAGCAACGTCTCCGCCGCGACCGAAGAGCAGACCGCGGCCATCGACGAAGTCACGACGAGCATCCAGGGCGTCTCCCAGTCCGCGAAGTCCCTGCAGAAGCTCGTCGGGCAGTTCGAAGTCGCCGACGACAGCGGCACCGCGGGCCGCGACATCGACGCCGAGGCCGCAGCGGGCGGCCGCGAACAGGCGACAGACGACTGA
- a CDS encoding DMT family transporter — translation MSRYRTAGRFLLLCAIWGTAFMATDVGLADLPAVPFAAVRFDVAATLLFAAVLASGTQFRPRTRDDYVYVLVGGTLIIGAHHAFLFTGQQYVTGGVASVLLGLVPVVTPALTRLVSTDEKFTAATALGVVLGFVGVVVIADPNPSNLGDSAVGVALVLASALAFALAAVFTHSRSPSMPFLATQAWMMAVGAVVLHVAVLALPSQSFATATWTPAALTALAYLAAVAGVGGFLLYFTLLDDLGPIEMSFIEYVIPVFATLAGWLVLEQEVTVSTATGFVFILAGFLAAKWRAIRTELRRFADGRSSQHAD, via the coding sequence ATGAGTCGCTACCGGACGGCGGGCCGCTTCCTGCTGCTGTGTGCCATCTGGGGGACAGCGTTCATGGCCACGGATGTCGGCCTCGCCGACCTCCCTGCCGTACCCTTTGCAGCCGTCCGCTTCGATGTCGCCGCCACACTGCTGTTCGCCGCCGTCCTCGCGTCCGGCACCCAGTTCCGCCCCCGGACGCGCGACGACTACGTCTACGTGCTCGTCGGCGGCACGCTCATCATCGGCGCCCACCACGCGTTCCTGTTCACCGGCCAGCAGTACGTCACCGGCGGCGTCGCCTCTGTCCTGCTGGGTCTCGTTCCCGTCGTGACGCCCGCGCTCACGCGACTCGTATCTACGGACGAGAAGTTCACCGCCGCCACCGCGCTCGGCGTCGTGCTCGGGTTCGTGGGCGTCGTCGTCATCGCCGACCCGAACCCGTCGAACCTCGGAGACAGCGCCGTCGGCGTCGCGCTCGTGCTCGCGTCGGCGCTCGCGTTCGCGCTCGCGGCCGTGTTCACGCACAGTCGGTCGCCGTCCATGCCGTTCCTCGCGACGCAGGCGTGGATGATGGCCGTCGGCGCGGTCGTCCTCCACGTCGCCGTGCTCGCGCTCCCCAGCCAGTCGTTCGCGACCGCGACGTGGACGCCCGCCGCGCTGACGGCGCTCGCGTACCTCGCCGCCGTCGCGGGCGTGGGCGGCTTCCTCCTCTACTTCACGCTGCTGGACGACCTCGGCCCCATCGAGATGAGCTTCATCGAGTACGTGATTCCCGTGTTCGCGACGCTCGCCGGCTGGCTCGTCCTCGAACAGGAAGTGACCGTGTCGACTGCCACCGGGTTCGTGTTCATCCTCGCGGGCTTCCTCGCGGCGAAGTGGCGCGCCATCAGGACCGAACTCCGGCGGTTCGCCGACGGACGGTCGTCCCAGCACGCGGACTAG
- a CDS encoding GAF domain-containing protein has protein sequence MTSDRDHRSALLAYATEVASADDVDAVYDAMADAAEAAFDFSSAVVETEDDGVLAVRSWSGRAPSVGGIAADEGIAGATYRTGDPQLVEDVREDARVSDPPADAPRSVISVPIGDIGVFQAGMDEPTGFDGEDVELAELLASHAYQAVERIRSQRELRESEARFRDLFEQNDDALVLYDVTADGDTEIRLVNDAAERVLGAGEDALRGASLVGFFDAHPEQFVPGNGAKIFETELPDDDRIFEITVKPFRHRDGLDAFAAISDVTEQRHREHTLTGLHDATRRMLVEDDPDDIAAVIVEAANDLLDLPYVGVFYAADDADELRPASVSDPVTGDTPPTFERGESLAWAVYESGEPETFRDVQDHPDVHNPETVIREEIIHPLGDHGVLMIGATEVGSFDSTDHDLLRVLATNAEAALDRAERVRQLRRREADLRREHSRLAALFENVPSPTASFVVEDDDPIVRAVNPAFEDVFGYTEAELVGENIDEYIIPADGQAEADEYNQKLFDGQNINVEVRRETASGPRDFLLDVVPFRLDEPNIHGYAMYTDITDRKQHERELQRQNDRLEEFASIVSHDLRNPLNVARGYLELAAESGDDEYFDRMDESLDRMHEIIESVLALARHGRSLDDVRALSVSDAAADAWRNVDTADATLAVTDDVTLSADSSRFTSLLENLFRNAVEHGSTGPRNEDGPGVTVSVGPLDGEAGFFVEDDGCGIDAERREHVFEYGETGADDGTGFGLAIVKSIADAHGWDVSVTSGEDGGARFEFRT, from the coding sequence ATGACGAGTGACCGCGACCACCGCAGCGCCCTCCTCGCGTACGCGACGGAAGTCGCCAGCGCCGACGACGTGGACGCGGTCTACGACGCTATGGCCGACGCCGCCGAAGCCGCCTTCGACTTCTCCTCGGCCGTCGTCGAGACCGAAGACGACGGCGTTCTCGCCGTGCGGTCGTGGAGCGGCCGCGCGCCGAGTGTCGGCGGCATCGCCGCTGACGAGGGCATCGCCGGAGCCACGTATCGCACCGGCGACCCCCAGTTAGTCGAAGACGTCCGCGAGGACGCGCGCGTCTCGGACCCGCCAGCGGACGCGCCGCGGTCCGTCATCAGCGTCCCCATCGGCGACATCGGCGTCTTCCAAGCGGGGATGGACGAACCAACCGGTTTCGACGGCGAGGACGTCGAACTCGCGGAGTTGCTCGCGTCCCACGCCTATCAGGCCGTCGAGCGAATCCGCTCGCAGCGCGAACTCCGCGAGAGCGAGGCGCGCTTCCGCGACCTCTTCGAGCAGAACGACGACGCGCTCGTCCTCTACGACGTCACCGCCGACGGCGACACCGAAATCAGACTCGTCAACGACGCCGCCGAGCGCGTCCTCGGCGCCGGCGAGGACGCCCTTCGCGGAGCGTCGCTGGTCGGATTCTTCGACGCGCACCCCGAGCAGTTCGTCCCCGGGAACGGCGCGAAAATCTTCGAGACGGAACTGCCCGACGACGACCGTATCTTCGAAATTACGGTGAAGCCGTTCCGCCACCGGGACGGCCTCGACGCGTTCGCCGCCATCAGCGACGTGACCGAACAGCGCCACCGCGAACACACGCTCACCGGCCTCCACGACGCCACTCGCCGGATGCTCGTCGAGGACGACCCCGACGATATCGCGGCGGTCATCGTGGAAGCCGCGAACGACCTCCTCGACCTCCCGTACGTGGGCGTGTTCTACGCCGCCGACGACGCCGACGAACTCCGTCCGGCGTCCGTCTCCGACCCCGTGACCGGGGACACGCCGCCGACGTTCGAGCGCGGCGAGAGCCTCGCGTGGGCGGTCTACGAGTCCGGCGAACCCGAGACGTTCAGAGACGTTCAAGACCACCCCGACGTCCACAACCCCGAGACGGTGATTCGCGAGGAAATCATCCATCCGCTCGGCGACCACGGCGTCCTGATGATCGGCGCGACCGAGGTCGGGAGCTTCGACAGCACCGACCACGACCTCCTGCGCGTGCTCGCGACGAACGCCGAAGCCGCCCTCGACCGCGCCGAGCGCGTCCGCCAACTCCGCCGGAGGGAAGCCGACCTGCGCCGCGAACACAGCCGGCTCGCGGCGCTGTTCGAGAACGTCCCGAGTCCCACTGCGAGCTTCGTCGTGGAGGACGACGACCCAATCGTCCGCGCGGTCAACCCCGCCTTCGAGGACGTGTTCGGCTACACCGAGGCGGAACTCGTCGGGGAGAACATCGACGAGTACATCATCCCCGCCGACGGCCAAGCGGAGGCCGACGAGTACAACCAGAAGCTCTTCGACGGACAGAACATCAACGTCGAAGTCCGCCGCGAGACCGCCAGCGGGCCGCGGGACTTCCTGCTTGACGTCGTGCCGTTCCGCCTCGACGAGCCGAACATCCACGGCTACGCGATGTACACGGACATCACCGACCGGAAGCAACACGAGCGGGAACTCCAGCGGCAGAACGACCGCTTGGAGGAGTTCGCGAGCATCGTCAGCCACGACCTCCGCAACCCCCTGAACGTCGCCCGCGGCTACCTCGAATTGGCCGCCGAGAGCGGCGACGACGAGTATTTCGACCGCATGGACGAGTCGCTGGACCGGATGCACGAAATCATCGAGAGCGTGCTCGCGCTCGCGCGCCACGGCCGCAGCCTCGACGACGTGCGCGCGCTCTCGGTGTCGGACGCCGCCGCCGACGCGTGGCGGAACGTCGACACCGCGGACGCGACGCTGGCGGTCACCGACGACGTCACGCTCAGCGCCGACTCGTCGCGGTTCACGTCGCTGCTGGAGAACCTCTTCCGCAATGCTGTGGAGCACGGCTCGACGGGGCCCCGGAACGAGGACGGTCCGGGCGTAACCGTCTCTGTCGGTCCGTTGGACGGCGAGGCGGGCTTCTTCGTCGAGGACGACGGCTGCGGCATCGACGCGGAGCGCCGCGAGCACGTCTTCGAGTACGGCGAGACGGGGGCCGACGACGGTACCGGGTTCGGGCTCGCCATCGTCAAGAGCATCGCGGACGCCCACGGCTGGGATGTCTCGGTCACAAGCGGTGAGGATGGCGGCGCGCGCTTCGAGTTCCGGACGTAG
- the kynU gene encoding kynureninase — protein MDEFDASRAAAQMRDADASLTGLRERFSVPDGTVYVDGNSLGVHGQDAAAALERAVDQWKQLGIEGWTEAEPPWFDYGERLGDRLAGIVGAKPAECVAANATTVNIHALVGTFLDAADGTEVVVNELDFPTDHYAIRSQLRARGLDPADNLVVVESEDGRTIAVEEIADAVTDDTAIVFMPSVLYRSGQLLDVEGIVDVAHVHDAFAGFDLAHSVGVVDHDLHFDGVDFAVWCSYKYLNAGPGAIGGLYVHEDHFGLRPSMAGWWGNADDTQFDLAAEFDPARGAAAYQIGTVPVFAAAPLFGALDVTEAAGIGALRDRSIELTRYLVSLVDERLPECAVGTPREAERRGGHVAVEHPEAGKLSRALRDRGVVVDFRPPNVVRVAPSPYYVGFEDVWLAVDEIREILDADAHHAYGDGDEQVT, from the coding sequence ATGGACGAGTTCGACGCGTCCCGCGCGGCCGCACAGATGCGGGACGCCGACGCGTCGCTGACGGGACTCCGCGAGCGATTCTCCGTGCCCGATGGCACCGTCTACGTGGACGGGAACAGTCTCGGCGTACACGGACAGGACGCCGCCGCGGCCCTCGAACGCGCCGTCGACCAGTGGAAGCAGTTAGGTATCGAGGGGTGGACGGAGGCCGAGCCGCCGTGGTTCGACTACGGCGAGCGCCTCGGCGACCGGCTCGCCGGCATCGTCGGCGCGAAGCCGGCCGAGTGCGTCGCCGCCAACGCCACGACGGTGAACATCCACGCGCTCGTCGGCACGTTCCTCGACGCCGCCGACGGCACCGAAGTCGTCGTCAACGAACTCGACTTCCCGACGGACCACTACGCGATTCGCTCCCAGTTGCGTGCGCGCGGCCTCGACCCCGCCGACAACCTCGTCGTCGTCGAGAGCGAGGACGGCCGCACGATAGCGGTCGAGGAAATCGCGGACGCCGTGACTGACGACACCGCTATCGTGTTCATGCCGTCGGTGCTGTACCGGAGCGGGCAACTGCTCGACGTCGAAGGCATCGTCGACGTCGCCCACGTTCACGACGCGTTCGCGGGGTTCGACCTCGCGCACTCCGTCGGCGTCGTCGACCACGACCTCCACTTCGACGGCGTGGACTTCGCGGTGTGGTGTAGCTACAAGTACCTCAACGCCGGCCCGGGCGCAATCGGCGGCCTCTACGTCCACGAGGACCACTTCGGCTTGCGGCCGTCGATGGCGGGATGGTGGGGGAACGCCGACGACACCCAGTTCGACCTCGCCGCCGAGTTCGACCCCGCACGCGGCGCCGCAGCCTACCAAATCGGGACCGTCCCGGTGTTCGCCGCGGCGCCGCTGTTCGGCGCGCTCGACGTCACCGAAGCCGCCGGCATCGGCGCGCTCCGCGACCGCTCAATCGAGTTGACGCGCTACCTCGTCAGCCTCGTCGACGAACGCCTCCCCGAGTGCGCCGTCGGCACGCCCCGCGAAGCCGAACGCCGCGGCGGCCACGTCGCCGTCGAACACCCCGAGGCCGGGAAACTGAGCCGCGCGCTCCGGGACCGCGGCGTCGTCGTGGACTTCCGGCCGCCGAACGTCGTGCGCGTCGCGCCCTCCCCGTACTACGTCGGCTTCGAGGACGTGTGGCTCGCCGTCGACGAGATTCGCGAAATTCTGGACGCCGACGCCCACCACGCGTACGGCGACGGCGACGAACAAGTGACCTGA
- a CDS encoding dolichyl-phosphate hexose transferase yields the protein MSESDGPYTLDDVTVVMGTYNEEAAIATVLEDIADATDGRADVVCVDSSDDRTPEIARDHGARVVEQEPLGYGVAVRSALYEADTGVAITTDCDDTYPMERIPDFLAYVNEGYDVVSGDRLYWGADEMPAVNRLGNAAFAAIASLLVGERVHDTTTGMRAYRREVIENIDWTQNTGLSAELLVRPLCRGYDVLEVPIEYDERLGETKLDPLSGGAEIVGSILKVCGEERLRGLLA from the coding sequence ATGTCAGAATCCGACGGGCCGTACACGCTCGACGACGTCACCGTCGTCATGGGAACGTACAACGAGGAAGCCGCAATCGCGACCGTCCTCGAAGACATCGCCGACGCCACCGACGGCCGCGCGGACGTCGTCTGCGTCGACAGTTCCGACGACCGCACGCCCGAAATCGCTCGCGACCACGGCGCCCGCGTCGTCGAACAGGAACCGCTGGGCTACGGCGTCGCCGTCCGCTCGGCGCTGTACGAGGCCGACACCGGGGTCGCGATTACGACCGACTGCGACGACACCTACCCGATGGAGCGCATCCCGGACTTCCTCGCGTACGTCAACGAGGGCTACGACGTCGTCAGCGGCGACCGCCTCTACTGGGGCGCCGACGAGATGCCCGCGGTCAATCGCCTCGGGAACGCCGCGTTCGCCGCTATCGCGTCCCTACTCGTCGGCGAGCGCGTCCACGACACCACCACGGGGATGCGCGCGTACCGCCGCGAGGTCATCGAGAACATCGACTGGACGCAGAACACCGGCCTCTCCGCGGAACTGCTCGTTCGCCCGCTCTGCCGGGGCTACGACGTCCTCGAAGTCCCAATCGAGTACGACGAACGCCTCGGCGAGACGAAACTCGACCCGCTGTCCGGCGGCGCCGAAATCGTGGGCTCGATTCTGAAAGTCTGCGGCGAGGAACGCCTTCGCGGCCTGCTCGCGTAA